From a region of the Calonectris borealis chromosome 2, bCalBor7.hap1.2, whole genome shotgun sequence genome:
- the KLHL38 gene encoding kelch-like protein 38, with amino-acid sequence MEEGSTEEFLFKDQDFSSELLRQLNALRQSGMLTDVTLCSEGFEIPCHRNVLASSSPYFKAMFCNDFRESRQAKVILKGINAGILDQIILYVYTGEILISTENVLCLLETASMLQYAKLFEACSAYLQDKLTPDNCLSMIRLAKVLNCQSLNKKAKAMALKYFPEVASSEDLKDLCPLELIDYLGDDELCGEEEQVFETLMVWIRHDLQARQGYIQELFKKVRLQYVHPTFLFHFIANDSLVQSSPTCRSILESARRHMFSLYSTNAPDIKPMLHVPRRYSNQEFLIITGGRKDSQQTTRDVLLYDDKTNQWLSLAKLPMRLYKASAVSLHSNIYVLGGMPVSNKKSPVSDNIYVYSLKLNQWRLVEHMLVPRYSHRSLAYKNYILSFGGIGKNQEILNSVERYDSVYNTCESMANMPVAVLHPAVAAKDQRVYLFGGEDIMQNPVRLIQVYHVSRNTWFRMETRVVKNVCAPAVVIGDQIIIVGGYTRRIIAYDTKGNKFVKCADMKDRRMHHGATVIKNKLYVTGGRCVTADNVIEDLDSLDCYDPETDTWTPKGKLPHKLFDHGCLTLQCVPCSNLL; translated from the exons ATGGAAGAGGGATCCACTGAGGAGTTTCTCTTCAAAGACCAGGACTTCTCCTCCGAACTGCTGAGGCAGCTGAATGCTCTGCGGCAGAGCGGGATGCTGACTGATGTTACCCTCTGCTCCGAGGGCTTTGAAATCCCCTGCCACCGAAACGTGCTGGCTTCCAGTAGCCCATACTTCAAGGCGATGTTCTGTAACGACTTCAGAGAGAGTCGCCAGGCTAaagtcatcctgaagggcatcAACGCCGGGATTTTGGATCAGATTATCCTTTACGTTTACACAGGGGAGATTCTTATATCCACTGAGAATGTCCTGTGCCTGTTGGAGACGGCCTCCATGCTGCAGTACGCTAAGCTGTTTGAGGCCTGCTCTGCCTACCTCCAAGACAAGCTGACTCCTGACAACTGTCTGAGCATGATCAGACTGGCAAAAGTCTTGAATTGCCAAAGCTTGAATAAGAAAGCCAAGGCTATGGCTTTGAAGTACTTTCCTGAGGTGGCCTCATCTGAGGACCTGAAGGACCTTTGTCCCTTGGAGCTCATCGATTACCTTGGGGACGATGAGctctgtggggaggaggagcaggtctTTGAGACACTGATGGTCTGGATCCGACATGACCTCCAGGCAAGACAAGGCTACATCCAAGAGTTGTTCAAGAAGGTCCGGCTTCAGTACGTCCATCCAACTTTCCTCTTCCACTTCATCGCCAATGACTCCCTCGTTCAGTCCTCGCCCACTTGCAGGAGCATCCTTGAGTCAGCCCGGAGACATATGTTTTCCTTGTACAGCACCAACGCGCCTGACATCAAGCCCATGCTGCATGTTCCTCGCAGGTACTCCAACCAAGAGTTCCTCATCATCACTGGTGGCAGGAAGGACAGTCAGCAGACGACAAGGGATGTCCTGCTCTATGATGACAAGACAAACCAATGGCTAAGCCTGGCCAAACTTCCCATGCGCCTGTACAAAGCCTCTGCAGTGAGCTTACACAGCAATATTTATGTGCTCGGAGGGATGCCTGTTAGCAATAAGAAAAGCCCCGTCAGTGATAATATTTACGTTTACTCCCTCAAACTCAATCAGTGGAGATTGGTTGAGCACATGTTAGTTCCACGTTACTCCCACAGAAGCTTGgcatataaaaattacattttatcatTTGGTGGAATTGGCAAAAACCAGGAAATCCTGAATTCTGTGGAAAGATATGATAGCGTCTACAACACCTGTGAGAGCATGGCAAACATGCCTGTTGCCGTCCTTCACCCTGCTGTTGCTGCCAAAGATCAGAGGGTGTACCTCTTTGGGGGAGAAGACATTATGCAAAACCCTGTCCGGCTGATCCAG GTTTACCATGTCTCCAGGAATACATGGTTTCGGATGGAGACCAGAGTGGTGAAGAATGTCTGTGCACCAGCTGTCGTGATTGGAGACCAGATTATCATCGTAGGTG GGTACACCCGGAGAATAATTGCTTACGATACAAAAGGCAACAAGTTTGTTAAATGTGCAGACATGAAGGACAGACGAATGCACCACGGGGCCACTGTCATCAAGAACAAGCTGTACGTCACAGGAGGACGATGTGTCACTGCGGACAATGTCATCGAGGACTTGGATTCCTTGGACTGCTATGATCCAGAGACTGACACATGGACACCAAAGGGAAAACTGCCACACAAACTCTTTGACCACGGGTGCCTTACACTCCAGTGTGTCCCCTGTTCTAACCTTCTCTAA